ACGACGGCGACCCCAGCTCCCCGGGCACCTCACGCATCGCCGAGGTGAGCGGGCCCGGCGACATCGAGGGCATCACGATCGGCAGCGCCGGGAAGGCGGGCGTCGGCACCGGCGGCATGGTCACCAAGGTCGAGGCGGCCGGAATCGCCACCGCCGCCGGGGTCCCGGTCGTCCTCACCTCCGCCAGCCGGGTCGCGGACGCCTTCGCGGGCCGCGACACCGGAACCTACTTCCACCCCACCGGCCGGCGCTCCGCCGACCGGTTGCTCTGGCTGGCCCACGCCTCCGCCCCGCGGGGCGCCCTCGTCCTCGACGACGGGGCCGTGCGCGCGGTGGTCGACCGCCGCACCTCGCTGCTGCCGGCCGGGATCTGCGGGGTCGAGGGGGAGTTCTCGGCGGGCGACCCGGTGGAACTGCGGAACACCGCCGGTCACGCGGTCGCCCGGGGACTCGTCAACTTCGACGCCAAGGAGATTCCCCAGCTCCTCGGGCGCTCCACCCACGACCTGGCGCGGGAACTCGGTCCCGCCTATGAGCGCGAGGTCGTACACAGGGACGATCTTGTCGTCCTCACGTCCCGGACGGCCCCCCGAAACGGCTGAAAGTCCAGCCTTCGAGCCGAGACCTTCACCAAAACCGCCCCAAGCCGGCCCTGGGACTGG
This DNA window, taken from Streptomyces nitrosporeus, encodes the following:
- the proB gene encoding glutamate 5-kinase, with protein sequence MSAARPGVTDARRIVVKVGSSSLTTAAGGLDADRVDALVDVLAKVRDGGERQIVLVSSGAIAAGLAPLGLVRRPNDLARQQAAASVGQGLLVARYTASFARYGVRVGQVLLTADDTSRRAHYRNAYSTLDQLLEMGALPVVNENDTVATDEIRFGDNDRLAALVAHLVHADLLVLLSDVDGLYDGDPSSPGTSRIAEVSGPGDIEGITIGSAGKAGVGTGGMVTKVEAAGIATAAGVPVVLTSASRVADAFAGRDTGTYFHPTGRRSADRLLWLAHASAPRGALVLDDGAVRAVVDRRTSLLPAGICGVEGEFSAGDPVELRNTAGHAVARGLVNFDAKEIPQLLGRSTHDLARELGPAYEREVVHRDDLVVLTSRTAPRNG